A section of the Blastocatellia bacterium genome encodes:
- a CDS encoding DUF1440 domain-containing protein encodes MHRQAEPLKGILVGALAGLAGGLVMDGFQNLWSKLTEDDRDSQHAHPPRQYVGQQQLDGEQQSEDEDEPATVKAADAISEEIFDHELTKSERRIAGPAMHYAMAMSSGMIYGAAAEWTPAASAGFGLPFGAAVWAVADEAVVPLLGLSKSPSAYPVSKHLYSLASHFVYGATTEAARRLLRNVM; translated from the coding sequence ATGCACAGGCAGGCAGAACCGTTGAAAGGCATCCTCGTAGGCGCACTGGCCGGGCTGGCCGGCGGCCTGGTGATGGATGGGTTTCAAAACCTCTGGAGCAAGCTCACCGAAGACGACAGGGATTCCCAACACGCCCACCCGCCGCGCCAGTATGTCGGCCAGCAGCAGCTTGACGGCGAGCAACAGTCAGAAGACGAAGATGAGCCCGCCACGGTCAAAGCCGCCGATGCCATCTCCGAAGAAATCTTCGACCACGAATTGACCAAATCCGAGCGCCGCATTGCCGGGCCGGCAATGCATTACGCAATGGCGATGTCGAGCGGCATGATTTATGGCGCGGCGGCAGAATGGACGCCGGCGGCGAGCGCCGGCTTCGGGCTGCCGTTTGGCGCGGCGGTCTGGGCAGTCGCCGACGAGGCGGTGGTGCCGCTGCTCGGCCTCTCGAAATCGCCGAGCGCCTACCCCGTGTCGAAGCATCTCTACTCGCTGGCCTCTCACTTCGTCTATGGCGCGACGACCGAAGCGGCGCGGCGACTGCTGCGCAACGTGATGTGA
- a CDS encoding Crp/Fnr family transcriptional regulator, with product MHSPYGMEIVENCAECRLRTDAFFCNLPAELLKEFESLKYATIFPRGAMLFVEGQAPRGVFMLCSGRVKLTTCSGEGKALITQIAESGELLGLSATISGKPYEVTAETLSPCQVNFIRREDFLRLLTERGPVCLRAAEYLSQSYHATHEHVRSLGLSSSASEKMAKLLLEWGERNGKPSEKGILLKLTLTHEEIAQIIGSSRETVTRLLGDFKNKQYIYVKGSTLILRNKAALEAMVNS from the coding sequence ATGCATTCACCTTATGGAATGGAGATTGTCGAGAACTGCGCCGAGTGCCGCCTGCGCACTGACGCTTTCTTCTGTAACCTGCCTGCCGAGCTGTTGAAGGAGTTCGAATCGCTCAAGTACGCCACCATCTTTCCGCGCGGCGCGATGCTATTTGTCGAAGGGCAGGCGCCGCGCGGCGTCTTCATGCTCTGCTCGGGCCGCGTCAAGCTGACCACCTGTTCGGGCGAGGGCAAGGCGCTGATCACCCAGATTGCCGAGTCGGGCGAGCTGCTCGGGCTGAGCGCGACGATCTCTGGCAAGCCTTACGAAGTCACTGCCGAAACTCTATCGCCGTGTCAGGTGAACTTCATCCGACGCGAAGACTTTCTGCGCCTGTTGACTGAGCGCGGCCCCGTCTGTCTGCGCGCCGCCGAGTACTTGAGTCAGAGCTACCACGCGACGCATGAGCATGTCCGCTCGCTGGGGCTGTCTTCGTCGGCGTCCGAGAAGATGGCGAAACTGCTGCTCGAATGGGGCGAGCGCAACGGCAAGCCTTCGGAGAAGGGCATCCTGTTAAAGCTCACCTTGACGCACGAAGAGATCGCCCAGATCATCGGCTCGTCGCGCGAGACCGTGACCCGATTGTTGGGCGATTTCAAGAACAAGCAATACATCTACGTCAAAGGCTCGACCCTGATCCTGCGCAACAAAGCGGCGCTCGAAGCCATGGTCAATTCCTAG
- a CDS encoding CBS domain-containing protein — protein MGEQQVKEGNKPQELRVFIRALLNDLRALRQIIDAGMIESDRRRIGAEQELFLVNPAWRPAPVAMPMLERLRDRHFTNEIALFNLEVNLDPLNFQGNCLVEMERQLSRLVARARAAARDCNADVALAGILPTVRKSDLGLENMTPKPRYFALNDALKQLRGWAYEMKIAGLDELNLRHETWMMEACCTSFQIHFQTGADEFANLYNLAQLVTAPVLAAAANSPLLFGRKLWRETRIPLFEQSIDTRNASYHLRERRPRVSFGSQWVRRSVIELFKEDIARFRVLLGACDEEDPFEMLRQGRVPNLSALRIYNSTVWRWNRACYGITEGRPHLRIEARALPSGPTVVDEVANAAFFFGLMSGLSAEVPDVAGALRFEQAKANFLAAAQMGLDAQFEWLGGHVLPAPQLILNHLLPVARAGLQAHRITDADRYLDIIEARVRSGQTGAQWALGSVAEMRKQGTRDEALTSLVATLVRRQHAGEPVHTWPLAEVMEDEMARTSYLTVEEFMTTDLFTVHQDEPLDLVVNLMDWNHVRHVPVEDEQGRLVGLLSVFEVLRRLEENALQGRAEPVAVSQIMQLQPPVIAPETPTLDAIALMRRDHVDCLLVVKEGRLIGLLTERDFITVAARLLGQRAKNSNASANTATL, from the coding sequence ATGGGCGAACAACAGGTCAAAGAGGGGAATAAGCCGCAAGAGCTGCGCGTTTTCATTCGCGCGCTGCTCAACGACCTGCGGGCGCTGCGGCAGATCATCGATGCCGGGATGATCGAAAGCGACCGGCGCAGAATTGGCGCCGAGCAAGAGCTCTTTCTGGTCAATCCGGCGTGGCGGCCCGCGCCTGTCGCCATGCCCATGCTTGAGCGCCTTCGCGACCGGCACTTCACCAACGAGATTGCCCTGTTCAACCTCGAAGTCAATCTTGACCCGCTCAATTTTCAGGGCAATTGTCTGGTCGAGATGGAGCGGCAACTGTCTCGGCTGGTTGCCAGGGCGCGGGCCGCGGCGCGAGATTGCAATGCCGATGTGGCGCTCGCCGGCATCCTGCCGACGGTGCGCAAATCCGACCTCGGCCTTGAGAACATGACGCCGAAGCCGCGTTACTTTGCGCTCAACGACGCGCTCAAGCAATTGCGCGGTTGGGCCTACGAGATGAAGATCGCCGGCCTCGACGAGCTTAACCTGCGCCACGAAACCTGGATGATGGAAGCCTGCTGCACCAGCTTTCAGATCCACTTTCAAACCGGCGCCGACGAGTTTGCCAATCTCTATAATCTGGCGCAACTGGTGACCGCGCCGGTGCTGGCGGCGGCGGCCAATTCGCCGCTGTTGTTTGGGCGTAAGCTGTGGCGCGAGACGCGCATTCCGCTCTTCGAGCAGTCGATTGACACGCGCAACGCCAGCTACCACCTGCGCGAGCGCCGCCCGCGCGTCAGCTTCGGCAGCCAGTGGGTCAGGCGCTCGGTGATCGAGCTGTTTAAGGAAGACATCGCGCGCTTCCGCGTGCTGCTGGGCGCTTGCGATGAGGAAGACCCGTTCGAGATGCTGCGCCAGGGGCGCGTGCCAAATCTCTCGGCGCTGCGCATCTACAACAGCACGGTGTGGCGCTGGAATCGCGCCTGCTATGGCATCACAGAGGGTCGCCCGCACCTGAGAATCGAAGCCCGCGCCCTACCTTCCGGGCCGACCGTCGTTGACGAGGTGGCGAACGCCGCCTTTTTCTTCGGCCTGATGAGCGGGTTGTCCGCCGAAGTCCCAGACGTTGCCGGCGCGCTGCGCTTCGAGCAGGCGAAAGCGAATTTCCTGGCGGCGGCGCAGATGGGGCTTGATGCTCAATTTGAGTGGCTCGGCGGTCACGTTCTGCCGGCGCCACAATTGATTCTCAATCACCTGCTGCCGGTGGCGCGCGCCGGCCTGCAAGCTCACCGGATCACGGACGCCGACCGCTACCTCGACATCATCGAAGCGCGCGTGCGCTCGGGGCAGACCGGCGCGCAATGGGCGCTGGGCTCTGTCGCAGAGATGCGCAAGCAGGGCACACGCGACGAAGCGTTGACCTCGCTTGTGGCGACGCTGGTGCGGCGGCAGCACGCCGGAGAGCCCGTACACACATGGCCGCTCGCCGAAGTGATGGAGGATGAGATGGCGCGAACCAGTTACCTGACGGTCGAGGAGTTCATGACCACAGACCTCTTCACCGTTCACCAGGACGAACCGCTCGATCTGGTGGTCAACCTGATGGATTGGAATCACGTCCGCCACGTCCCCGTCGAAGACGAGCAGGGGCGGCTGGTCGGTCTGCTCTCAGTCTTTGAAGTGCTGCGACGGCTCGAAGAGAACGCCTTGCAGGGCCGAGCCGAGCCGGTGGCGGTCAGCCAGATCATGCAGCTCCAGCCGCCGGTGATCGCCCCAGAAACGCCGACGCTCGACGCCATCGCCTTGATGCGGCGCGACCACGTAGACTGCCTGCTGGTGGTCAAAGAGGGCCGTCTGATCGGCCTGCTTACGGAGCGCGATTTCATCACCGTCGCCGCCCGCCTGCTCGGACAGCGAGCGAAAAACTCGAACGCCTCAGCAAATACGGCAACCCTGTGA
- a CDS encoding SDR family oxidoreductase: MELKDKVAVVTGGATGIGRALCRRFVGEGARVVVADIDEAGASEVAESIAGLAVRTDVSREEDVVQLVAKATERYGQVDLFCSNAGIALDGGPEASDEGWERIWKINVMAHIYAARAVLPQMLERGDGYLLQTASAAGLLTQVGSAPYSVTKHAAVAFAEWLAITYGDQGIKVSCLCPQGVRTNMLEQARGGGFLRDGALDPDRVADIVVAGLRVERFLILPHPEVLEYFRRKSDDYDRWVRGMRRLNEKVKAIIADADEPH; encoded by the coding sequence ATGGAACTCAAAGATAAAGTCGCTGTCGTCACCGGCGGCGCGACCGGCATCGGACGCGCCCTGTGTCGCCGCTTCGTCGGCGAAGGCGCTCGCGTCGTCGTCGCCGATATTGACGAAGCGGGCGCAAGCGAAGTCGCTGAATCTATCGCCGGGCTCGCCGTCCGAACCGATGTCAGCCGCGAAGAGGATGTCGTTCAGCTCGTAGCCAAAGCTACAGAGCGCTACGGGCAAGTTGACCTCTTCTGCTCGAATGCCGGCATTGCCCTGGACGGTGGGCCAGAGGCGAGCGATGAAGGTTGGGAGCGCATCTGGAAGATCAACGTGATGGCGCACATCTATGCGGCGCGCGCCGTGCTGCCGCAGATGCTTGAGCGCGGCGACGGTTACCTGTTGCAGACCGCGTCGGCGGCGGGCCTGCTCACGCAGGTCGGCTCGGCGCCCTACTCTGTGACTAAGCACGCGGCGGTGGCGTTCGCCGAATGGCTGGCGATCACCTATGGCGATCAGGGAATTAAAGTCTCTTGTTTATGCCCGCAAGGCGTGCGCACCAACATGCTCGAACAGGCGCGCGGCGGCGGTTTCCTGCGCGACGGCGCGCTCGATCCTGATCGCGTCGCTGACATCGTCGTGGCCGGCCTGCGCGTCGAGCGCTTTCTGATTCTGCCTCACCCTGAAGTCCTCGAATACTTTCGCCGCAAGTCGGACGATTATGACCGCTGGGTTCGCGGCATGCGGCGGCTCAACGAGAAAGTCAAAGCCATCATCGCCGACGCCGACGAACCGCATTGA
- a CDS encoding c-type cytochrome, giving the protein MKRRLLTIASMLAATLLVWAMPGSTAMAQKSQAAPSSYAVKGKKLFTQYCASCHGTDGRGEGPVAMALKGTPPDLTMLQAPGEKFPFYQVQTKIDGEKATSAHGTSRMPVWGTVLRRTRGELQKEAEIYALVRYIAAIQQHVN; this is encoded by the coding sequence ATGAAACGGAGACTATTGACGATTGCAAGTATGCTTGCCGCCACATTGTTGGTGTGGGCGATGCCAGGGTCAACCGCGATGGCGCAGAAGTCACAGGCTGCGCCGTCGAGCTATGCGGTGAAGGGCAAGAAACTGTTCACGCAGTACTGCGCCAGTTGTCACGGCACGGATGGCCGCGGCGAGGGGCCTGTGGCGATGGCGCTCAAAGGCACGCCGCCCGACCTGACGATGCTGCAAGCGCCGGGCGAGAAGTTCCCGTTCTATCAAGTGCAGACCAAGATCGATGGCGAAAAAGCCACTAGCGCGCATGGCACGAGCCGCATGCCGGTTTGGGGCACGGTCTTGCGCCGCACACGGGGCGAGTTGCAGAAAGAGGCCGAAATCTACGCGCTCGTCCGTTACATCGCCGCCATTCAACAGCATGTGAATTAG
- a CDS encoding ankyrin repeat domain-containing protein — MTHVVGRIHSEAVCGFLEAAALDAGSADSLSVLMRAALIGDTAALTALLDRGASTDARDAVGRTPLMEAVFAGHTEAVALLLARGADPNATDSAGWTALMEAASKGRTEIVKTLLDYGADPTYCNPKGWSARRATPRSQVEIIHCLKQAGG, encoded by the coding sequence GTGACTCATGTCGTAGGTCGAATTCACAGCGAAGCGGTGTGTGGTTTCCTCGAAGCCGCGGCGCTCGATGCAGGTTCCGCCGACAGCCTCTCGGTGCTGATGCGCGCCGCTCTGATCGGCGACACGGCGGCGCTCACGGCGCTGCTCGACCGCGGCGCGAGCACGGATGCGCGCGACGCCGTGGGGCGCACGCCGTTGATGGAAGCGGTGTTCGCCGGGCACACCGAAGCGGTCGCCTTGCTGCTCGCACGCGGCGCCGACCCGAACGCCACCGACAGCGCCGGCTGGACGGCGCTGATGGAAGCGGCGTCGAAGGGCCGCACAGAGATCGTCAAGACCCTGCTCGATTACGGCGCTGATCCCACCTACTGCAACCCCAAAGGCTGGAGCGCGCGGCGGGCGACGCCGCGCAGTCAGGTCGAGATCATTCACTGTTTGAAACAGGCCGGCGGCTAA
- the nifJ gene encoding pyruvate:ferredoxin (flavodoxin) oxidoreductase yields MREQVTIDGNEAAAYVAYKTNEVIAIYPITPSSPMGEFADAWTALDEKNIWGMPPIVREMQSEGGAAGAVHGMLQAGTLSTTFTSSQGLLLMIPNMFKIAGELTSTVFHIAARAVATHALSIFGDHSDVMATRSTGWGMLFSNSVQEVMDFALIAQAATLESRVPFLHAFDGFRTSHEVSKITRLTDAEIRAVLNDELVRAHRERALSPDHPVIRGTAQNPDVFFQSRERANPFYQAAPFIVEKVMDKFAEATGRRYRLFDYVGAKDAQRVIVMMGSGAETAEETVRALVERGEKVGLLKVRLYRPFSSRHLLDALPPSTRAIAVLDRTKEPGSVGEPLYQDIVTAITESLMSNEGRFAQLPVVIGGRYGLASKEFTPAMVKAVYDELTRPYPKNHFCIGITDDVTMTSLAFDESFDIEPDDVVRGVFWGLGADGTVSANKNSVKIIGEETPNYAQGYFVYDSKKSGAVTVSHLRFGPRPIRSTCLIRRASFVACHQFNFLKRYDVLALADRGATFLLNAPYNADEVWDHLPRSVQQTIINKQLKLHIIDAVAVARATGMGVRINTIMQTCFFAISGVLPREEAIAKIKESIKKTYGRRGEAVVKQNYRAVEEALSHLHQVQVPERATSEFDIAAVVPESAPRFVKDVTAPIIAGRGDELPVSAFPLDGTYPVGTAAWERRNIAQEVPLWEQDLCIQCGKCVLVCPHATIRAKVCDTALLAGAPAGFRSMPAKWRELGDKAYTIQVAVEDCTGCRLCVEVCPAKDKSNVSRKALNMVEQLPLREPGREWWDYFLKLPDVQKNGQMKFNTIKNIQLLQPLFEFSGACSGCGETPYVKLVTQLFGERAIIANATGCSSIYGGNLPTTPYTVNAEGRGPAWSNSLFEDNAEFGLGMRLAADHQREYARSLIKRLVPVIGEALTTCLTKEVEPTDEALTIRRQCVEALKAKLRDRREPEARDLLAVADALVPKSVWIVGGDGWAYDIGFGGLDHVLASGQNVNILVLDTEVYSNTGGQASKATPIGAVAKFAAGGKPTPKKDLGLMATSYGNVYVAQVAMGANDQQTVKAFIEAEAYPGPSLIIAYSHCIAHAIDMAKGMTHQKMAVDSGYWPLYRFDPRLADEAKNPFQLDSKDPSLALKDYIYTEGRYRILQQSDPEAAKTLLGQAQQAVNDRWRHYKKLAETKQQA; encoded by the coding sequence ATGCGTGAGCAAGTCACGATTGATGGCAATGAAGCTGCGGCCTATGTCGCTTACAAGACCAACGAAGTGATCGCCATCTATCCGATCACCCCATCGTCGCCGATGGGCGAATTCGCCGACGCCTGGACGGCGCTCGACGAAAAGAACATCTGGGGCATGCCGCCCATCGTCCGCGAGATGCAGTCGGAAGGCGGCGCGGCGGGCGCCGTCCACGGCATGCTGCAAGCCGGCACGCTGTCAACGACCTTTACCTCAAGCCAGGGCCTGCTGTTGATGATCCCGAATATGTTCAAGATCGCCGGCGAGCTGACCAGCACCGTCTTTCACATCGCCGCGCGCGCCGTGGCGACGCACGCCTTATCGATCTTCGGCGACCACAGCGACGTGATGGCGACGCGCTCTACGGGGTGGGGCATGCTCTTTTCGAACTCTGTTCAGGAGGTCATGGACTTTGCGCTGATCGCCCAGGCCGCGACCCTGGAATCGCGCGTGCCATTCCTGCATGCCTTTGACGGCTTCCGCACCTCGCACGAAGTCTCGAAGATCACCCGGCTCACAGACGCAGAGATTCGCGCCGTGCTCAACGACGAGCTGGTGCGGGCGCACCGCGAGCGCGCCCTGTCTCCCGACCATCCGGTGATTCGCGGCACGGCGCAGAACCCGGATGTCTTCTTCCAGTCGCGTGAGCGCGCCAATCCTTTTTATCAGGCCGCGCCGTTCATCGTCGAAAAGGTCATGGACAAATTTGCCGAAGCGACGGGCCGGCGCTATCGCCTCTTTGATTACGTCGGCGCTAAGGATGCCCAGCGGGTCATCGTGATGATGGGGTCGGGCGCAGAGACCGCCGAAGAGACCGTCCGGGCGCTCGTCGAGCGCGGCGAAAAAGTCGGCCTGCTGAAAGTCCGCCTCTACCGTCCCTTCTCAAGCCGTCACCTGCTTGACGCCCTGCCGCCCAGCACACGCGCCATTGCCGTGCTCGACCGCACCAAAGAGCCGGGCAGTGTCGGCGAGCCGCTCTATCAAGATATTGTAACCGCCATCACCGAAAGCCTGATGAGCAACGAAGGGCGCTTCGCGCAACTGCCGGTGGTCATCGGCGGGCGCTATGGGCTGGCGTCGAAAGAGTTCACCCCGGCAATGGTCAAGGCGGTCTATGACGAGCTGACCCGGCCTTATCCGAAGAACCATTTCTGCATCGGCATCACCGACGACGTGACGATGACGAGCCTCGCCTTTGACGAGTCGTTCGACATCGAGCCGGACGACGTGGTGCGCGGCGTCTTCTGGGGATTGGGCGCCGACGGCACGGTCAGCGCCAACAAGAATTCGGTGAAGATCATCGGCGAAGAGACGCCGAATTACGCGCAGGGCTATTTCGTTTACGACTCGAAGAAATCAGGCGCGGTCACGGTGTCGCACTTGCGCTTCGGGCCGCGCCCGATTCGCAGCACCTGCTTGATCCGCCGCGCCAGCTTCGTCGCCTGTCACCAGTTCAATTTTCTTAAACGCTACGACGTGCTGGCGCTTGCCGACCGGGGCGCGACCTTCCTGCTCAACGCGCCTTACAACGCCGACGAGGTATGGGATCATCTGCCGCGCTCGGTGCAGCAGACGATTATCAACAAGCAGTTAAAGCTGCACATCATCGATGCGGTCGCGGTGGCCCGCGCCACCGGCATGGGCGTCCGAATCAACACGATCATGCAGACATGCTTCTTTGCCATTAGCGGTGTGCTGCCGCGCGAAGAGGCCATCGCCAAGATCAAGGAATCGATCAAGAAAACCTATGGGCGGCGCGGCGAAGCGGTCGTTAAACAGAACTATCGCGCCGTCGAAGAGGCGCTCTCGCACCTGCACCAGGTCCAGGTCCCTGAGCGCGCCACTAGCGAGTTCGACATCGCGGCGGTGGTGCCCGAGTCGGCGCCGCGCTTCGTCAAAGATGTGACCGCGCCGATCATTGCCGGTCGCGGCGACGAACTGCCGGTGAGCGCGTTCCCGCTTGACGGCACCTACCCGGTGGGCACGGCGGCGTGGGAGCGGCGCAACATCGCCCAGGAAGTGCCGCTGTGGGAGCAAGACCTCTGCATCCAGTGCGGCAAATGCGTGCTGGTCTGCCCGCACGCGACCATCCGCGCCAAAGTCTGTGACACCGCTTTGCTCGCAGGCGCGCCCGCAGGGTTCCGCTCGATGCCGGCGAAGTGGCGCGAGCTGGGCGACAAGGCTTACACGATCCAAGTCGCCGTCGAAGACTGCACAGGCTGTCGCCTCTGCGTCGAGGTCTGCCCGGCCAAAGACAAGAGCAACGTGTCGCGCAAGGCGCTGAACATGGTCGAGCAGTTGCCGCTGCGCGAGCCGGGGCGCGAGTGGTGGGATTACTTTTTGAAGCTGCCCGACGTGCAGAAGAATGGCCAGATGAAGTTCAACACGATCAAGAACATTCAACTGCTGCAACCGTTGTTCGAGTTTTCGGGAGCCTGCTCGGGCTGCGGCGAAACGCCTTATGTGAAACTGGTCACACAACTATTTGGCGAGCGCGCCATCATCGCCAACGCCACCGGCTGTTCGAGCATCTACGGCGGCAACCTGCCGACGACGCCCTACACCGTCAACGCCGAAGGGCGCGGCCCGGCCTGGAGCAATTCGCTGTTCGAAGACAATGCCGAATTCGGGCTCGGCATGCGCCTGGCGGCAGATCATCAACGCGAATACGCTCGCAGTCTCATCAAGCGCCTGGTGCCGGTGATTGGCGAGGCGCTCACCACCTGTCTGACCAAAGAGGTCGAGCCGACCGACGAGGCGTTAACCATTCGCCGCCAGTGTGTCGAAGCATTGAAGGCAAAGTTGCGCGACCGGCGCGAGCCCGAAGCCCGCGACTTGCTGGCGGTCGCCGACGCCCTGGTGCCGAAGAGCGTCTGGATTGTCGGCGGCGACGGCTGGGCTTACGACATCGGCTTCGGCGGGTTGGACCACGTACTGGCGAGCGGCCAGAACGTCAACATCCTGGTGCTAGACACCGAAGTCTACTCGAACACCGGCGGTCAGGCGTCAAAGGCGACGCCGATTGGCGCGGTGGCAAAGTTCGCCGCTGGCGGCAAGCCGACGCCCAAGAAAGACCTCGGCTTGATGGCGACCAGTTACGGCAACGTCTACGTCGCGCAGGTGGCGATGGGCGCTAACGACCAGCAGACCGTCAAGGCGTTCATCGAGGCCGAAGCCTATCCGGGGCCGTCGCTGATCATCGCCTACTCGCACTGCATTGCCCACGCGATTGATATGGCCAAGGGCATGACGCATCAGAAGATGGCCGTGGATTCGGGCTACTGGCCGCTCTATCGCTTCGACCCGCGACTGGCGGACGAAGCGAAGAATCCCTTCCAACTGGATTCAAAAGACCCGTCGCTGGCGCTGAAGGATTACATCTACACCGAAGGGCGTTACCGCATCCTTCAGCAGAGCGACCCGGAAGCCGCAAAGACTCTGCTGGGGCAGGCGCAGCAAGCCGTCAACGACCGCTGGCGGCATTACAAGAAGCTTGCCGAAACGAAGCAACAGGCGTAG
- a CDS encoding dihydroorotate dehydrogenase-like protein: MDLRTEYLGLTLKNPIVPSSSPLSYTIDSIRRLEDAGAAAVVMYSLFEEQITAESYYLDYYLSHGTDSYAESLSYFPEMARYNVGPDKYLELIRQAKETVDIPIIGSLNGVSTGGWIDYAGMIEEAGADALELNVYYIPTSTYLAGAEVEYIYTDILRDVKNRVEIPVAMKLSPYFSSPANMAQRLYEGGASGLVLFNRFYQPDFDLESLEVVPSLRLSTSDDLRLPLRWAAILYGHVPVDFAITSGVHTYQDTLKALMAGARCVMMAAELLQNGIGRIAKILAEMKEWMEGHDYESVEQMIGSMSQQHVIEPAAFERANYMKALASYKK; this comes from the coding sequence ATGGACCTGCGAACGGAATATCTCGGACTGACGCTGAAGAACCCCATTGTGCCGTCGTCGTCGCCGCTGTCGTACACGATAGACAGCATCCGCCGCCTCGAAGACGCCGGCGCGGCGGCGGTCGTCATGTATTCGCTCTTCGAAGAACAGATCACCGCAGAGAGTTACTACCTTGATTACTACCTGAGCCACGGCACCGACAGCTACGCCGAATCGCTCAGCTACTTTCCAGAGATGGCGCGCTACAACGTCGGCCCCGACAAGTACCTGGAACTGATTCGCCAGGCCAAAGAGACCGTAGACATTCCCATCATCGGCAGCCTCAACGGCGTATCAACCGGCGGCTGGATCGATTACGCCGGCATGATCGAAGAGGCCGGCGCCGACGCGCTCGAATTGAACGTCTATTATATTCCGACCAGCACCTACCTGGCGGGCGCGGAGGTCGAATACATCTACACAGACATCCTGCGCGACGTCAAAAACAGGGTCGAGATACCGGTGGCCATGAAGCTCAGCCCTTACTTCAGCTCGCCGGCCAACATGGCGCAGCGCCTCTACGAAGGCGGCGCGAGTGGGCTGGTGCTGTTCAACCGTTTCTACCAGCCGGACTTTGATCTCGAAAGCCTCGAAGTCGTGCCCAGCCTGCGCCTCAGCACTTCCGACGACCTGCGGCTGCCGCTGCGCTGGGCGGCCATCCTCTATGGTCATGTGCCTGTAGACTTCGCCATCACCAGCGGCGTGCATACCTATCAAGACACGCTCAAGGCGCTGATGGCCGGCGCCAGGTGCGTGATGATGGCCGCCGAGCTGTTGCAGAACGGCATCGGCCGCATCGCGAAAATCCTCGCCGAGATGAAAGAGTGGATGGAAGGCCATGACTATGAATCGGTCGAGCAGATGATTGGCAGCATGAGCCAGCAACACGTTATCGAGCCAGCCGCCTTTGAGCGCGCCAATTACATGAAGGCGCTGGCGTCCTACAAGAAGTGA
- a CDS encoding amidohydrolase family protein: protein MKIKAVLLALMLLIVNCAALARDARLQGAKPQVIAFVGVNVVPMDRERVIENQTVIVRGDRIAEIGPAAKIKVPADALRVEARGKYLMPGLAEMHGHLPHPNQGEALSNSFLLLFVANGVTTVRGMFGFPNHPALRDRINRGEVFGPKLYVAGPAMTGQSVHSPEEGAQKVREYKQAGFDLLKIHEGLSLATYDAIVKTAKEVGLPFGGHIPDAVGLPHALKAGQSTVEHLDGYVEELEADDSPVRNADPMTHAQKFVDYLDERKIPRLVEATREAGAWVVPTMALWQAFMGTESVESLKQRPELKYVPQAMVNQWAQQRAGQLMQNPDPKPGQRVLDLRNKILKALQEGTGRVMLGSDAPQLFSVPGFSLHREMQAMARAGLTPYQILTAGTRNPAVYLKAEGEFGTVEVGKRADLILVDDNPLKDVANVARRSGVVLRGQWLSEDSLRKMLDDLAATYVSNK, encoded by the coding sequence ATGAAGATCAAAGCCGTTCTGCTCGCCCTGATGTTATTGATTGTCAACTGCGCCGCCCTGGCGCGGGACGCCCGACTGCAAGGCGCAAAGCCGCAAGTCATCGCTTTTGTCGGCGTCAACGTCGTGCCGATGGATCGTGAGCGCGTCATTGAAAACCAGACGGTCATCGTGCGCGGTGACCGCATTGCCGAGATCGGCCCTGCCGCGAAGATCAAAGTGCCCGCCGATGCGCTGCGCGTCGAAGCCAGAGGCAAGTACCTGATGCCCGGCCTCGCGGAGATGCATGGCCACTTACCGCATCCGAACCAGGGCGAGGCGTTGAGCAATTCGTTTCTCCTGTTGTTTGTCGCCAATGGTGTGACGACGGTGCGCGGTATGTTCGGCTTTCCTAATCATCCGGCCTTGCGCGACCGCATCAATCGCGGCGAAGTCTTCGGGCCGAAACTCTATGTCGCCGGCCCGGCCATGACCGGCCAGTCGGTGCATTCGCCGGAAGAGGGCGCGCAGAAAGTCCGCGAGTACAAACAGGCGGGCTTTGACCTGCTGAAGATTCACGAAGGCTTGTCCTTGGCGACTTATGACGCGATTGTGAAGACGGCCAAAGAAGTCGGACTGCCGTTCGGCGGCCACATCCCTGACGCCGTCGGATTGCCGCATGCGCTCAAGGCGGGACAATCAACCGTCGAGCACCTCGACGGGTACGTTGAAGAGTTAGAAGCCGACGATTCGCCGGTGCGGAACGCTGACCCGATGACGCACGCGCAGAAGTTTGTCGATTACCTGGACGAGCGAAAAATACCGCGGTTGGTCGAGGCGACGCGCGAGGCCGGCGCATGGGTGGTGCCGACGATGGCGCTCTGGCAGGCGTTTATGGGAACGGAGAGCGTCGAATCGCTCAAGCAGCGGCCGGAGCTGAAGTATGTGCCACAGGCGATGGTCAACCAGTGGGCACAGCAGCGCGCAGGCCAGTTGATGCAGAACCCCGACCCGAAGCCGGGGCAGCGCGTCCTCGATCTGCGCAACAAGATATTGAAAGCGTTGCAGGAAGGCACGGGCAGAGTGATGCTCGGCTCGGATGCGCCGCAGTTGTTCAGCGTGCCGGGCTTTTCGCTGCACCGCGAGATGCAGGCGATGGCGCGCGCCGGGCTGACCCCGTACCAGATACTCACGGCGGGAACGCGCAACCCGGCGGTTTACTTGAAAGCCGAAGGCGAGTTCGGCACCGTCGAAGTCGGCAAGCGCGCCGACCTGATTCTGGTTGATGACAACCCGCTCAAAGACGTGGCCAATGTCGCCCGGCGTTCGGGCGTCGTGTTGCGCGGCCAGTGGCTTTCGGAAGACAGCCTGCGCAAGATGCTCGACGACCTGGCGGCGACGTATGTAAGTAACAAATGA